One segment of Panicum virgatum strain AP13 chromosome 3K, P.virgatum_v5, whole genome shotgun sequence DNA contains the following:
- the LOC120701424 gene encoding probable pectinesterase 48 gives MVKNKQSLLLSLLLALVELVLLPAPSCQEMNFDFWVRKQTSNASKDAGCAKKDVALSSADATMVRNSIDPSTQLNPEDGCYKTISESIANIPDGSTKRYILQLKGGTVFREKVFLPKNKPFVTLMSDPNNPATIVWNDTATTPGRDGKLLGVDGSSTVSIESDYFIAYGIIFKNDAPLPKKGENKGEATALRVLGTKITLYNCTIDGGQGALYDQSGLHYFKACIIRGTVDLIFGSAKSFYEDNNIISVNKETLPMAPLQQQQRNNPIKAAPGEVGLSFKTCTIEGEGEQIYLGRLGMACVYLYTKIDKKLEPVISDGGNVQTVNRTGMIYYADFKSYGPGLDKALRSELSYAEARPYLGTYYISGDTWIPFLPPAETWL, from the exons ATGGTGAAGAATAAGCAGTCACTCCTACTTTCCCTTCTCCTTGCGTTGGTTGAGCTGGTGTTGCTACCAGCACCATcatgccaggagatgaacttCGATTTCTGGGTGAGAAAGCAGACATCTAATGCCAGCAAAGATGCGGGGTGCGCAAAGAAGGACGTTGCACTATCCTCCGCCGATGCTACTATGGTGAGAAATTCTATCGATCCCTCCACCCAATTGAATCCTGAAGATGGCTGTTACAAGACCATTAGCGAATCCATCGCCAACATCCCTGATGGAAGCACCAAAAGGTACATACTTCAGCTGAAGGGTGGTACTGTGTTTCGTGAGAAGGTCTTCCTTCCAAAGAACAAGCCATTCGTCACCTTAATGTCCGACCCCAACAATCCTGCTACCATTGTTTGGAATGACACAGCAACCACACCAGGAAGGGATGGCAAGCTCCTTGGTGTGGATGGCAGTAGCACGGTGAGCATAGAGTCTGACTACTTCATTGCCTatggcatcatcttcaaaaatgATGCACCGCTGCCGAAGAAAGGGGAGAACAAAGGTGAGGCAACAGCGTTGCGGGTGCTCGGAACAAAGATAACACTATACAATTGCACCATCGATGGTGGGCAAGGTGCTCTATATGACCAAAGTGGGCTGCACTACTTCAAGGCTTGCATCATCAGGGGAACCGTCGACTTAATCTTTGGCTCTGCCAAGTCATTTTATGAGGACAACAACATCATTTCCGTGAACAAGGAAACTTTGCCAATGGCGCCACTGCAGCAACAACAACGCAATAATCCCATCAAGGCCGCCCCCGGAGAGGTCGGATTATCTTTCAAAACCTGCACAattgagggagagggagaacaAATCTATTTAGGCAGGTTGGGTATGGCTTGTGTCTACTTATACACAAAGATTGACAAGAAACTCGAACCTGTAATCTCAGATGGTGGGAATGTCCAGACGGTCAACAG GACTGGGATGATCTACTATGCAGACTTCAAGAGCTACGGGCCTGGCCTTGATAAAGCGCTACGATCGGAACTTAGTTATGCTGAGGCTAGGCCATATCTCGGGACTTACTACATCTCGGGAGACACATGGATCCCATTCCTACCACCAGCTGAAACATGGTTGTAG